The following are encoded in a window of Sandaracinaceae bacterium genomic DNA:
- a CDS encoding RNA 3'-terminal phosphate cyclase → MSELHIDGSEGEGGGQILRTSLALAAITGQSVRFSNVRAGRSKPGLLRQHLTALRAAAEVCGARVDGDELGSQTLRFTPGAIRGGTYHFAVGTAGSACLVCQTVLPMLLLADAPSEVVFEGGTHAMSAPSYDFFARVFVPLLQRMGAQVEVRLDRHGFYPAGGGRFVLRVSPVEAWTPISLVDDGPLRVTEVRALVANLPFTIAERELATMGDALDVPVEQRRGMGVKSPGPGNVVMIELASDTARELVTAFGRRELSSEAVASQAVAEARALLGAGVPVGPHLADQLLLPMALAGGGALRTVPLTLHSRTNLDVIQRFLPLRVTTEVAPDTGVTTLTLTAP, encoded by the coding sequence ATGAGCGAGCTTCACATCGACGGCAGTGAGGGCGAGGGCGGGGGTCAGATCCTCCGCACCTCGCTCGCGCTCGCGGCCATCACCGGCCAGAGCGTGCGCTTCAGCAACGTGCGCGCGGGGCGCAGCAAGCCCGGGCTCTTGCGTCAGCACCTCACGGCGCTGCGCGCAGCGGCCGAGGTGTGTGGCGCGCGCGTGGACGGCGACGAGCTCGGCAGCCAGACGCTGCGCTTCACCCCGGGGGCCATCCGCGGGGGCACGTACCACTTCGCTGTGGGGACGGCGGGCAGCGCGTGCCTGGTGTGCCAGACGGTGCTGCCCATGTTGTTGCTTGCAGATGCACCGAGCGAGGTGGTGTTCGAGGGCGGCACCCACGCCATGAGCGCGCCCTCCTATGACTTCTTCGCGCGCGTGTTCGTGCCGCTGCTGCAGCGCATGGGCGCGCAGGTGGAGGTGCGCCTCGACCGCCATGGGTTCTACCCGGCGGGCGGTGGCCGCTTCGTGCTGCGCGTCTCCCCCGTGGAAGCGTGGACGCCCATCTCGCTGGTGGACGACGGGCCGCTGCGGGTGACCGAGGTGCGCGCGCTGGTGGCCAACCTGCCCTTCACCATCGCGGAGCGCGAGCTCGCGACCATGGGCGACGCGCTCGACGTCCCCGTGGAGCAGCGTCGCGGCATGGGGGTGAAGTCCCCTGGGCCCGGCAACGTGGTCATGATCGAGCTGGCGTCGGACACCGCGCGCGAGCTGGTGACCGCGTTCGGGCGGCGTGAGCTCTCGTCGGAGGCGGTGGCTAGCCAGGCCGTGGCCGAAGCGCGCGCGCTGCTCGGAGCGGGCGTGCCCGTGGGTCCGCACCTGGCGGACCAGCTGCTGCTGCCCATGGCCCTGGCTGGAGGTGGAGCGCTGCGCACCGTGCCCCTCACGCTGCACAGCCGCACCAACCTGGATGTCATCCAGCGCTTCTTGCCGCTGCGCGTGACCACCGAGGTGGCGCCGGACACGGGCGTCACCACCCTGACGCTGACTGCGCCCTGA
- a CDS encoding PD40 domain-containing protein: MPLPARFASFVIAFLACACGPGPTEATTDGGHDGGVTTDGEPPDGGDADGAPPDGAADLGQPLTLDPLANAVAIPGTDLGPIALGIDGATTNTPAITVTGTSIGTPSPVTLAPSVFGIGGSGLSRTLTISGLTAADAGSYTITVTVQDGVASASRSFTLRVNAAPALGFIADTGTLAGYALPTFGVSVYDDGLAPETLLLEAASSNETYLPAAGITLSTISGSGDGSGGFQVTLVPATSGVGEAQVTITATDPEGASDSRTFQVEITSTSVSGVELISRSAGVPATGGSGPSLAPTVSGDGQIVVFTSQADNLAGGMPSAGDLFVRDRSAGTTTRLGIQGESGGAVITANGRFVAFTSRSASLAGGDANAVPDVFVYDRMTATFERVSVSSDEAQANGPSSIDPSYVGAPFRRVGISDDGRFVLFESDATNLVANDTNGVTDVFLRDRTLGTTTRVSVSSSGVEADGPSGRVALSGDGSSIAFASLATNLVDGMAETDAHDDVYIRAAGTTTRASSAALGGAGNGASTSPSLSSTGRYLVYASAATNLLPSVEFFGKVDLYVLDRDTGVTTRVNFDLAGVTQGNCASPVISADGDRVAFVSDVLFPEYENDLLNAYVFERSTMTFSFVGGNLVGGAPNGGTGYSVSIAAGGELVVFQSAASNLFPGDDNVAIDVFAQPVP, translated from the coding sequence ATGCCCCTGCCTGCCCGATTCGCTTCCTTCGTCATCGCCTTCTTGGCCTGCGCCTGCGGGCCGGGTCCCACCGAGGCGACGACGGACGGCGGGCACGATGGAGGCGTGACCACGGATGGGGAACCCCCCGACGGTGGAGACGCGGACGGGGCCCCCCCGGACGGCGCAGCCGACCTCGGGCAGCCGCTCACCCTGGACCCACTCGCGAACGCCGTCGCCATCCCAGGGACGGACCTCGGTCCAATCGCGCTCGGGATCGACGGCGCCACCACCAACACGCCGGCCATCACCGTCACCGGGACGAGCATCGGCACGCCCTCCCCCGTCACGCTCGCGCCGAGCGTCTTCGGGATCGGCGGGAGCGGGCTCTCACGGACTCTCACGATCAGCGGTCTCACCGCCGCCGACGCCGGGTCCTACACGATCACGGTGACGGTGCAGGATGGGGTGGCGAGCGCGTCACGGAGCTTCACCCTGCGCGTGAACGCCGCGCCTGCGCTGGGCTTCATCGCCGACACGGGCACCCTCGCGGGTTACGCGCTGCCGACGTTCGGCGTGAGCGTCTATGACGATGGCCTCGCGCCCGAGACCCTCTTGCTCGAGGCAGCGTCTTCGAACGAGACGTACCTACCCGCCGCAGGCATCACGCTCTCCACGATCTCGGGGAGCGGGGACGGCTCGGGTGGCTTTCAGGTGACCCTCGTTCCGGCGACCAGCGGCGTGGGTGAAGCGCAGGTCACCATCACGGCCACGGACCCCGAAGGCGCCAGCGACTCACGCACCTTCCAAGTCGAGATCACGTCCACCAGCGTCAGCGGCGTCGAGCTCATCAGCCGCAGCGCGGGAGTGCCCGCGACCGGTGGCAGCGGGCCGAGCCTGGCGCCCACGGTCAGCGGCGACGGTCAGATCGTGGTGTTCACGAGCCAGGCCGACAACCTCGCGGGCGGCATGCCCTCGGCTGGTGACCTGTTCGTGCGGGACCGGAGCGCGGGGACCACCACGCGCCTCGGCATCCAGGGGGAGAGCGGCGGCGCCGTCATCACGGCGAACGGACGCTTCGTGGCGTTCACGAGCCGCTCCGCGTCGCTCGCCGGAGGAGACGCCAACGCGGTCCCCGACGTGTTCGTGTACGACCGCATGACCGCGACCTTCGAGCGCGTCAGCGTGTCGAGCGACGAAGCGCAAGCGAACGGACCGAGCAGCATCGACCCGAGCTACGTGGGCGCGCCGTTTCGGAGGGTGGGCATCAGCGACGACGGGCGCTTCGTGCTCTTCGAGAGCGACGCCACGAACCTCGTGGCGAACGACACGAACGGGGTGACCGACGTGTTCCTCAGGGACCGGACCCTCGGGACGACCACGCGCGTGAGCGTGAGCAGCAGCGGGGTCGAGGCCGACGGTCCGAGCGGCCGCGTCGCGCTGAGCGGGGACGGCTCCTCCATCGCGTTCGCGTCGCTCGCGACGAACCTCGTGGACGGCATGGCCGAGACCGATGCTCACGACGACGTGTACATTCGTGCGGCGGGCACCACCACCCGAGCGAGCAGCGCAGCGTTGGGGGGCGCGGGCAACGGCGCGAGCACATCGCCATCGCTGTCGAGCACGGGCCGCTACCTGGTCTATGCCTCTGCGGCCACGAACCTGCTCCCGTCGGTGGAGTTCTTCGGGAAGGTGGACCTCTATGTCCTCGACCGCGACACGGGCGTGACCACGCGCGTCAACTTCGACCTCGCCGGCGTCACCCAGGGAAACTGCGCGAGCCCCGTGATCAGCGCGGACGGTGACCGCGTCGCGTTCGTGTCCGACGTGCTCTTCCCCGAGTACGAGAACGACCTGCTCAATGCGTATGTCTTCGAGCGCAGCACCATGACGTTCTCCTTCGTCGGGGGGAACCTCGTGGGTGGCGCGCCCAACGGCGGCACAGGCTACTCGGTCTCCATCGCAGCGGGTGGCGAGCTCGTGGTGTTCCAGTCCGCGGCCTCGAACCTGTTCCCCGGCGACGACAACGTGGCCATCGACGTCTTCGCGCAGCCCGTCCCTTGA
- a CDS encoding carboxypeptidase regulatory-like domain-containing protein has translation MARRIGALIVVMVLTACGSGGGGGTDAGVYNGPDLWAHGRVSGSSGSGQGSALSGADVVVTVDRNGNGLIDGGESSATTTDSDGAYSLTTAASEGDRVVVSIRSDGYAPQFRTLVAGPYGEALFDVTLTELEPLTCDAAGCALEGRQLVLEGLPEGFGGSAAVFNPVAQADAFPGGFEERDGAMLISGVFASVALTDDNGDPVTTLAAPATVRMAVPTDTWSIIVDMDPGTDRIEVPLYSFDEEAGTWDADGTGHLVDGTGALIPEADLAAIRALTYGGTVSAEGEVTHFSYWNVDWPVESHGCVSGVVVDSRGTPVAGATVTLRGVSYNGASTPAVTAADGSFCIEVMRSEGAGEDVDQDGVTGETQTVSVRVVNDGKVYDMGNVDIDVAAGTCGGNCTDAGELRLTAANELDLQICTISGTVRDVRGTPIAGALVVAWDDFVESEELLAVCGTALENCVYTAVSGLDGSFTVSTALFGSLTLWGNATTQVDATRSAFRYGQRWSPVCPEGALNFTLDEGYDTVTLTVTATGNTISWTPNDPATWLAVDSGGDIKWMVSADMGNFTGPVTFGVVPAGTAQVFPTSLSPAPLASGDEISIWSQYTSADGYPVISTGTGTVP, from the coding sequence GTGGCACGCCGGATTGGCGCGTTGATCGTGGTCATGGTGCTCACCGCCTGTGGTTCGGGCGGAGGAGGCGGCACCGACGCCGGCGTCTACAACGGGCCCGATCTCTGGGCCCACGGGCGCGTGTCGGGGTCATCAGGCTCCGGCCAGGGCAGCGCGCTCTCGGGCGCCGACGTCGTGGTCACGGTCGATCGCAACGGCAATGGGCTCATCGACGGCGGCGAGTCGTCCGCGACCACGACCGACTCGGACGGCGCATATTCGCTGACCACCGCGGCCAGCGAAGGTGACCGCGTGGTGGTGAGCATTCGCAGCGACGGCTACGCGCCCCAGTTCCGCACGCTGGTGGCGGGCCCCTACGGCGAGGCGCTCTTCGACGTGACGCTGACCGAGCTCGAGCCCCTGACCTGCGACGCGGCGGGCTGCGCCCTCGAGGGCCGGCAGCTCGTGCTCGAGGGCCTGCCCGAAGGATTCGGCGGTTCGGCCGCCGTGTTCAACCCGGTGGCGCAAGCCGACGCCTTCCCCGGTGGCTTCGAGGAGCGCGACGGCGCCATGCTGATCTCCGGCGTGTTCGCCTCGGTGGCCCTCACGGACGACAACGGTGACCCGGTGACCACGCTCGCGGCGCCGGCCACGGTGCGCATGGCGGTCCCGACCGACACCTGGAGCATCATCGTGGACATGGATCCGGGGACGGATCGCATCGAGGTCCCGCTCTACTCGTTCGACGAGGAGGCAGGCACCTGGGACGCAGACGGGACGGGCCACCTCGTGGACGGCACGGGGGCGCTGATCCCCGAAGCGGACCTCGCCGCCATCCGTGCGCTGACCTATGGCGGCACCGTGTCGGCCGAGGGTGAGGTCACGCACTTCTCGTACTGGAACGTGGACTGGCCGGTGGAGTCGCATGGCTGTGTCAGCGGCGTGGTGGTGGACTCCCGTGGCACGCCGGTGGCTGGCGCCACGGTCACGCTCCGCGGCGTGTCGTACAACGGCGCATCCACACCCGCGGTGACCGCCGCCGACGGCTCGTTCTGCATCGAGGTCATGCGCAGCGAGGGCGCCGGGGAGGACGTGGACCAGGACGGCGTCACGGGCGAGACCCAGACCGTGTCGGTGCGCGTCGTCAACGACGGCAAGGTGTACGACATGGGCAACGTGGACATCGACGTGGCTGCGGGCACGTGTGGGGGTAACTGCACCGACGCCGGCGAGCTGCGGCTCACCGCGGCCAACGAGCTGGACCTCCAGATCTGCACCATCAGCGGCACGGTACGCGACGTGCGAGGGACTCCCATCGCGGGCGCGTTGGTGGTGGCGTGGGACGACTTCGTGGAGAGCGAGGAGCTGCTGGCGGTCTGCGGGACCGCGCTCGAGAACTGCGTCTACACGGCGGTCTCGGGGCTGGACGGCTCGTTCACGGTCTCGACCGCGCTGTTCGGCTCGCTGACCTTGTGGGGCAACGCCACCACCCAGGTGGACGCGACACGCAGCGCCTTCCGCTATGGTCAGCGCTGGTCGCCGGTGTGCCCGGAGGGCGCGCTCAACTTCACGCTCGACGAGGGTTACGACACGGTGACCCTAACCGTGACCGCGACGGGCAACACCATCTCGTGGACGCCCAACGACCCCGCGACCTGGCTGGCGGTGGACAGCGGCGGCGACATCAAGTGGATGGTGTCGGCGGACATGGGCAACTTCACGGGCCCAGTCACGTTCGGTGTGGTTCCAGCGGGCACCGCGCAGGTGTTCCCCACGAGCCTGAGCCCAGCTCCGCTGGCCTCGGGCGACGAGATCTCCATCTGGAGCCAGTACACCAGCGCCGACGGCTACCCGGTGATCAGCACCGGCACGGGCACGGTGCCCTAG
- a CDS encoding sigma 54-interacting transcriptional regulator, which translates to MKRVVFGYYGATLDAGGRSDKRWQRWRPSVSLCQHDDLLVDRFELLHDRRHNKSSADLAADMKAVSPETEVRLREVDFRDPWDFEEVFGKLHELARTYPFDQEREEYLVHITTGTHVMQICWFLLTESRHFPAKLLQTSPSRRGDGTEEGDPAGTYRIIDLDLSRYDSLAKRFGAERTESLDFLKSGIKTRNAAFNQLIEGIERVALRSREPILLTGPTGAGKSQLAARIYELRKSRGLVKGPLVEVNCATLRGDGAMSALFGHVKGAFTGAASDRKGLLRAADGGTLFLDEIGELGLDEQAMLLRAIEEKRFLPVGTDKEARSDFELIAGTNQDLGAAVVAGRFREDLLARIQLWTFQLPGLAERREDVEPNLDYELGRATERLGTHVTMNAEARARFLAFAASPRASFRGNFRDLNAAVLRMSTLASAGRIDVSHVDDELARLEQAWHRPAAQRTDASVLDTVLSASQRADLDPFDRVQLEEVVRVCQRSRSLSDAGRALFAVSRTKKASSNDADRLRKYLARFELRFEHLVA; encoded by the coding sequence ATGAAGCGAGTCGTGTTCGGGTACTACGGCGCCACCCTCGACGCGGGCGGGCGCAGCGACAAGCGCTGGCAACGCTGGCGCCCCAGCGTGTCCCTGTGCCAACACGACGACCTGCTGGTGGACCGCTTCGAGCTGCTGCACGACCGGCGCCACAACAAGTCCTCGGCCGACTTGGCCGCCGACATGAAGGCCGTCTCCCCGGAGACGGAGGTGCGCCTGCGCGAGGTGGACTTCCGCGACCCGTGGGACTTCGAGGAGGTGTTCGGCAAGCTGCACGAGCTGGCGCGCACGTACCCCTTCGACCAGGAGCGCGAGGAGTACCTGGTGCACATCACCACGGGCACTCACGTGATGCAGATCTGCTGGTTCTTGCTCACCGAGTCGCGGCACTTCCCAGCGAAGTTGCTGCAGACGTCGCCCTCGCGGCGCGGCGATGGCACCGAGGAGGGCGACCCCGCGGGCACCTACCGCATCATCGACCTCGACCTCTCGCGCTACGACAGCCTGGCCAAGCGCTTCGGCGCCGAGCGCACCGAGAGCCTCGACTTCCTCAAGTCGGGCATCAAGACGCGCAACGCGGCCTTCAACCAGCTCATCGAGGGCATCGAGCGCGTGGCGTTGCGCTCGCGCGAGCCCATCCTGCTCACTGGGCCCACGGGCGCGGGCAAGTCTCAGCTGGCCGCGCGCATCTACGAGCTGCGCAAGTCGCGCGGCCTGGTGAAGGGCCCGCTCGTGGAGGTGAACTGCGCCACGCTGCGCGGCGACGGCGCCATGAGCGCGCTCTTCGGGCACGTGAAGGGGGCCTTCACCGGCGCGGCCTCGGACCGCAAGGGGCTGTTGCGCGCCGCCGACGGAGGCACCCTGTTCCTGGACGAGATCGGCGAGCTGGGCCTCGACGAGCAGGCCATGCTCCTGCGCGCCATCGAGGAGAAGCGCTTCCTGCCCGTGGGCACGGACAAGGAGGCGCGGTCGGACTTCGAGCTGATCGCCGGCACCAACCAGGACCTGGGCGCTGCGGTGGTGGCGGGACGCTTCCGCGAGGACCTCTTGGCCCGCATCCAGCTCTGGACGTTTCAGCTGCCGGGTCTCGCCGAGCGCCGGGAAGACGTGGAGCCCAACCTCGACTACGAGCTGGGCCGCGCGACGGAGCGCCTGGGCACCCACGTGACCATGAACGCCGAGGCCCGCGCGCGGTTTCTGGCCTTCGCGGCGTCTCCGCGAGCGAGCTTTCGCGGCAACTTCCGAGACCTCAACGCGGCCGTGCTGCGCATGAGCACGCTCGCCTCGGCAGGGCGCATCGACGTTTCCCATGTGGATGACGAGCTCGCGCGTCTCGAGCAGGCCTGGCACCGGCCCGCGGCCCAGCGCACCGACGCGAGCGTCTTGGACACCGTGCTGAGCGCGTCTCAGCGCGCCGACCTCGATCCCTTCGACCGCGTTCAGCTCGAGGAGGTGGTGCGGGTCTGCCAGCGCTCGCGCTCGCTCTCGGATGCGGGGCGCGCGCTGTTCGCGGTGTCGCGGACCAAGAAGGCCTCCAGCAACGACGCCGACCGGCTGCGCAAGTACTTGGCGCGCTTCGAGCTGCGCTTCGAGCACTTGGTGGCCTGA
- a CDS encoding RtcB family protein, whose protein sequence is MTNSERNYEVLETPGRPVKAWIKGVAMEPAARQQLANIASLPFIHKWVAAMPDVHLGKGATVGSVIATHKAIIPAAVGVDIGCGMMAVQTTLTASDLPDGLGALRSAIEKVVPHGRTGHGARGDRGAWHNPPAATEAAWAKLLPRYDALCEKHRALKQANHVSHLGTLGTGNHFIEVCLDETQQVWVMLHSGSRGVGNRIGSHFIELAKREMERWFIQLPDTNLAYLSEGSQHFDDYVEAVSWAQEFAAQNRELMMQAVLGALRASPDLPEFSTTAMAVNCHHNYVSREKHYDANVLVTRKGAVRAQEGELGIIPGSMGTRSYIVRGKGNPESFCSCSHGAGRSMSRTAARKQFTVADQIRATEGVECRKDEDVIDEIPMAYKDIDAVMAAQQDLVDVVHTLKQVLCVKG, encoded by the coding sequence ATGACGAACAGCGAACGAAACTACGAAGTGCTCGAGACCCCTGGCCGCCCCGTGAAGGCGTGGATCAAGGGCGTGGCCATGGAGCCCGCCGCGCGCCAGCAGCTGGCCAACATCGCGAGCCTGCCATTCATCCACAAGTGGGTGGCGGCCATGCCCGACGTGCACCTCGGCAAGGGGGCCACGGTGGGCAGCGTCATCGCCACCCACAAGGCCATCATCCCGGCTGCGGTGGGCGTGGACATCGGCTGCGGCATGATGGCGGTGCAGACCACGCTCACGGCGTCGGATCTGCCCGACGGGCTCGGCGCGCTGCGCTCGGCCATCGAGAAGGTGGTCCCCCACGGGCGCACGGGTCACGGAGCGCGCGGTGACCGCGGCGCGTGGCACAACCCGCCCGCGGCCACCGAGGCCGCGTGGGCGAAGCTCCTACCGCGCTACGACGCGCTGTGCGAGAAGCACCGGGCGTTGAAGCAGGCGAACCATGTGTCGCACCTGGGAACGCTCGGGACGGGCAACCACTTCATCGAGGTGTGCCTCGACGAGACGCAGCAGGTGTGGGTGATGCTCCACAGCGGCTCGCGTGGCGTGGGGAACCGCATCGGGTCGCACTTCATCGAGCTGGCCAAGCGCGAGATGGAGCGCTGGTTCATCCAGCTGCCGGACACCAACCTGGCGTACTTGAGCGAGGGTTCGCAGCACTTCGACGACTACGTGGAGGCCGTGTCGTGGGCCCAGGAGTTCGCGGCTCAGAACCGCGAGCTCATGATGCAGGCGGTGCTCGGTGCGCTGCGGGCGTCGCCGGACCTGCCGGAGTTCAGCACCACGGCCATGGCGGTGAACTGCCACCACAACTACGTGTCGCGCGAGAAGCACTACGACGCGAACGTGCTCGTGACCCGCAAGGGCGCGGTGCGTGCGCAGGAAGGCGAGCTGGGCATCATCCCGGGCTCCATGGGAACGCGCTCCTACATCGTGCGCGGCAAGGGAAACCCCGAGAGTTTCTGCAGCTGCAGCCACGGCGCGGGCCGCAGCATGTCGCGCACGGCGGCGCGCAAGCAGTTCACCGTGGCGGACCAGATCCGCGCGACGGAAGGCGTGGAGTGCCGCAAGGACGAGGACGTCATCGACGAGATCCCGATGGCGTACAAGGACATCGACGCCGTGATGGCGGCTCAGCAGGATCTGGTGGACGTGGTGCACACGCTCAAGCAAGTGCTGTGCGTGAAGGGATAG
- a CDS encoding SHOCT domain-containing protein: MNNLTADGHNLIQFISSRYGLSRDSAYSMLVAVSNGGGTMAQFYCPELGSGQWMRGGMTMVSDMFNHGLKNTVNNLCDELSNALATQQIFQPAPAGRGGGGSQWWPEDLGSPSSSGSQNDIRYAFFPQARRLAVQRDGQVSLFDTEDHNIGGVSQQQGGGSSLTFTSQYGTVSTLSLPLISGPGFQSHADNNFAAPPAHPSFASASPQPQSSAASGQGHAEILALLEKLGQLRDAGVLTPEEFNAKKTDLLNRL, from the coding sequence GTGAACAACCTCACCGCCGACGGCCACAACCTCATTCAGTTCATCTCCAGCCGCTACGGGCTCAGCCGCGACTCGGCGTACTCCATGTTGGTTGCAGTGAGCAACGGCGGCGGCACCATGGCGCAGTTCTACTGCCCCGAGCTGGGCAGTGGGCAGTGGATGCGCGGCGGGATGACCATGGTCAGCGACATGTTCAACCACGGCCTCAAGAACACCGTGAACAACCTGTGCGACGAGCTGTCCAACGCGCTCGCCACCCAGCAGATCTTCCAGCCTGCACCGGCGGGCCGCGGGGGCGGCGGAAGCCAGTGGTGGCCCGAGGACCTCGGCAGCCCGTCCAGCAGCGGATCACAGAACGACATCCGCTATGCGTTCTTTCCGCAGGCCCGCCGCCTCGCGGTGCAGCGCGACGGGCAGGTGAGCCTCTTCGACACCGAGGACCACAACATCGGCGGCGTCAGCCAGCAGCAGGGCGGCGGCAGCTCCCTCACCTTCACCAGCCAGTACGGCACCGTTTCCACGCTGAGCCTTCCGCTCATCTCCGGGCCGGGCTTCCAGTCCCACGCGGACAACAATTTCGCTGCACCTCCGGCGCATCCGTCGTTCGCTTCGGCCTCGCCCCAGCCGCAGTCTTCGGCCGCCTCCGGCCAAGGCCACGCCGAGATCCTCGCGCTCCTCGAAAAGCTCGGCCAGCTCCGCGACGCGGGTGTGCTCACCCCCGAAGAGTTCAACGCGAAGAAGACCGACCTGCTGAACCGCCTCTGA
- a CDS encoding ammonium transporter, with translation MTALACFIVLVPQAALAQDPPAIDKGDNAFLLACTGLVLMMTGPGLALFYGGLVRSKNVLSTMMHSFVMMSVVSMLWVLYGYGMCFGEGNAFFGDPGSAFLLRGVDGVPNADYAGTVPELTFALYQMMFAIITPALISGAVAERMKFTSYLLFTVLWSTFVYFPLCHMVWGKGGLFNWFFDASVPVLDFAGGTVVHISSGVSALVCALVLGRRRGWPDRPMIPHNLVLSLTGTGLLWFGWFGFNGGSALSAGEVATSAVAATHFAGAAGGLGWCLVEWSVQKKPSALGVASGMVAGLATITPASGFVSVGSALLIGFSGGCVCYLAVAKVKAKLQYDDSLDAFGVHGIGSTIGMLLCGLLASAEVNPAIASTYRPGGGAVVSLEGSLGQMGNQAIGIVTTVAIAASMTFLILKVVTLATGGLRVDDEAEEQGLDISQHGEEAYNN, from the coding sequence ATGACTGCGCTCGCGTGCTTCATCGTGCTCGTGCCCCAGGCGGCGCTCGCACAAGACCCACCCGCCATCGACAAGGGGGACAACGCGTTCCTCCTGGCGTGCACCGGCCTCGTGCTCATGATGACTGGCCCTGGCCTGGCGCTGTTCTACGGCGGCCTCGTGCGGAGCAAGAACGTGCTCAGCACCATGATGCACAGCTTCGTGATGATGAGCGTGGTCTCGATGCTCTGGGTGCTCTACGGCTATGGGATGTGCTTCGGCGAGGGCAACGCCTTCTTCGGCGACCCGGGCAGCGCGTTCCTGCTCCGAGGTGTGGACGGCGTGCCGAACGCCGACTACGCGGGCACGGTCCCCGAGCTGACCTTCGCGCTCTACCAGATGATGTTCGCCATCATCACCCCGGCGCTCATCAGCGGCGCCGTCGCCGAGCGCATGAAGTTCACCAGCTACCTCCTCTTCACGGTGCTCTGGTCCACCTTCGTGTACTTCCCCCTCTGCCACATGGTCTGGGGCAAGGGTGGCCTCTTCAACTGGTTCTTCGACGCGAGCGTCCCCGTGCTCGACTTCGCGGGCGGTACGGTCGTGCACATCAGCTCGGGCGTCTCGGCGCTGGTGTGCGCGCTCGTCCTCGGGAGGCGCCGCGGCTGGCCTGACCGGCCCATGATCCCGCACAACCTGGTCCTGTCACTCACGGGCACGGGCCTGCTGTGGTTCGGGTGGTTCGGCTTCAACGGCGGCAGCGCGCTCTCGGCGGGCGAGGTGGCCACGAGCGCGGTGGCGGCCACGCACTTTGCGGGCGCGGCCGGTGGCCTCGGGTGGTGCTTGGTCGAGTGGTCGGTGCAGAAGAAGCCCTCGGCGCTCGGCGTGGCCTCCGGCATGGTCGCGGGCCTCGCGACCATCACGCCCGCCTCGGGCTTCGTGAGCGTGGGCTCGGCGCTGCTCATCGGCTTCAGCGGCGGCTGTGTCTGCTACCTCGCGGTGGCCAAGGTGAAGGCCAAGCTCCAGTACGACGACTCGCTCGACGCGTTCGGCGTGCACGGGATCGGCAGCACCATCGGGATGCTGCTCTGCGGTCTGCTGGCGAGCGCGGAGGTCAACCCGGCCATCGCCTCTACCTACCGCCCCGGCGGAGGCGCGGTGGTCTCGCTCGAGGGGTCTCTCGGCCAGATGGGCAACCAGGCCATCGGCATCGTCACTACGGTCGCGATTGCTGCGTCGATGACGTTCCTCATCTTGAAGGTGGTCACTCTGGCGACGGGCGGCCTCCGCGTGGACGACGAGGCCGAAGAGCAGGGCCTCGACATCTCGCAGCACGGGGAAGAGGCCTACAACAACTGA